The Guyparkeria halophila DNA window CAGAATCTCAAGCAGCTGGTCACCCGTGGCGTCGTCTCCAAGGAACTGGCCCGCGGCCGGGCGAAGAACAAGGACGACTTCAGGTAACGCACCCCGAGGCAATCGCCAGCGCTCGGGCGGGTCGCCACGGCGGCTCAAAAGGCACCCCGTAGCGGCTCACGCCTCAGTCCACTATCTCCTCCACGTCGGCCGGCCAGGGCGGCCGGGCGGACAACGCAAGCCGGGAACTCACGATGGACCGTCAGCAAGCAGCCAACTACGTACAGGCCCTTCTCAAGCGGGCCGTCGAACGCGACGCCTCCGACCTGTTCGTCACCGTCGGCGCGCCGCCGTCGGCCAAGATCGACGGCAAGGTCGTCCACCTGACCGACCAGAAACTCTCGGTGGAAAACACCCAGATGCTGGTCCGCTCGATCATGACGGACAAGCAGGTGGCCCATTTCGAGGAATCGCACGAAGCGAACTTCGCGATCGCCCTGCCCGGCGTGGCGCGCTTTCGCGTCAACGCGTTCATGCAGCGCGGCAGCGAGGGCATGGTCCTGCGGATGATCCGTTCGGACATACCCAACTTCGACGATCTCAAGCTTCCCGACGTGCTGGGCGAAATCGCCATGACCGCCCGGGGCCTGGTGATCTTCGTCGGCGCCACCAGTTCGGGCAAGTCGACCTCGTTGGCGGCGATGCTCGACTACCGCAACGAGAACTCGCGCGGGCATATCGTCACCATCGAGGATCCGATCGAGTTCGTCCACAAGCACAAGGGCTGCCTGGTCACCCAGCGCGAGGTGGGCGTCGACACCGACTCCTTCGCCGCGGCGCTGAAGAACACCCTGCGCCAGGCCCCCGACGTGATCCTGATCGGCGAGATCCGCGATCGCGAGACCATGGATCACGCCATCGCCTTTGCCGAGACCGGTCACCTCTGTCTGGCCACGCTCCACGCGAACAACACCAACCAGGCACTCGACCGCATCATCAACTTCTTCCCCGAGGAACGGCGACAGCAGTTGCTGATGGACCTGTCGCTCAACTTGAAGTCGGTGATCTCGCAGCGACTGCTGCGCAAGGCCGATGGCGAGGGCCGTGTCCCGGCCGTCGAGGTGCTGATCAACACGCCCCTGATCGGCGACCTGGTCTTCAAGGGCGACGTCTCCGAGATCAAGGAGGTCATGAAGCGCTCGCGCGAACTGGGCATGCAGACCTTCGACCAGGCCCTGTTCGACCTCTATGACAGCCACCAGGCCGATTACGACGAGGTCATCAGCAAGGCCGACTCGGTCAACGACCTGCGCCTGCGCATCAAGCTCGAGAGCAAGCGCGGCCTGCCCAAGAGCCGCCAGGACGATTCCGAAGACGATCTCAAGGTCGAGGCCGACTGAGCCGACCCACGACCGAAACAGGACCCCACCCCATGAGCCAATTGAGCCTCGAACCCTACCTGAAGCTGCTCGCCGACAAGGAAGGCTCCGACCTGTACTTCTCCAGCGGCACCACGCCCGCGATCAAGATCCAGGGCGAGATGCGCTTTATCGGCAAGGACCGGCTGCGCAGCGGCCAGGTCGAGGAACTGGCGCGCTCGGTGCTCAACCAGCACCAGATCGACGACTTCCTCGAAAACCTCGAGCTCAACGTCGCCCTGTCGCGCTCGGGTATCGGTCGCTTCCGGATGAACGTCTTCATGCAGCGCGGCGAGTGGTCGCTGGTGATCCGCTTCATCCAGGCCGAGATCCCGCGCGCATCCGACCTCAACCTGCCGATGGTGGTCGAGGACCTGATCACCGAACGCCGCGGCCTGATCCTGGTGGTCGGGTCGACGGGCTCGGGCAAGTCCACCACGCTGGCCGCCATGATCGACCACCGCGCCGAGGCGCGTCCCGGGCATATCCTCACCGTCGAGGATCCGATGGAATTCGCCTTCAAGCACCGCAACTCGGTGGTCAACCAGCGCGAGGTGGGGGTCGACACCCGCTCGTACGCCGCGGCCCTCAAGGAGGCCCTGCGCGAGGCACCGGACGTGATCATGATCGGCGAGGTGCGCGACCGGGCGACCATGGAACACGCACTGGCCTATGCCGACACCGGCCACCTGTGCCTCAGCACCCTGCACGCAACCAACGCCAACCAGGCGCTCGACCGCATCATCCGCTTCTTCCCGTCGGAATCCCGCGACCAGCTGCTGATGGACCTGTCGCTCAACCTCAAGGCGATCATCTCCCAGCGCCTGATCATCGGCAGCGGCGGCAAGCGCCTGCCGGCGGTGGAAATCCTGATCAACACCCCGCTGGTCTCCGACCTGATCAAGCGCGGCGAGGTCGACGCGATCAAGGAGTCGATGGAGAAGAATGCCTCCAGCGGTGCCATGACGTTCGACATGTCGATCCTGGAGCTGTTCAAGCAGGGACTGATCTCGCGCAACGAGGCGCTGGAAAACGCCGACAGTCGCAGCAACATGGAATGGCTGATGAGCTTTGGCGGCGGGCAGGACGAACTCAAGGCGGCGGCCGCCGACTCCAGCGGCATCAAGAACGACAAGTCGGACAGCAACGAACTCCCACCGCTGGACTGATCCACTCCGCCGCCAGTCCCTTGCGTTTACCCTTGGGGGCCATGATAATGCGGCCTCCTGCGGGTGTAGCTCAATGGTAGAGCAGAAGCTTCCCAAGCTTAAGACGAGGGTTCGATTCCCTTCACCCGCTCCAGTTTTCCCGGACGAAGCCCCGGAGGGGGTCGCCGCTTCGGCGCGGCACCGACACATCTGCCCGCCCCTGATTCATCACCGGCCGCGGGTGGCCCGCCGGCTCGTCCGAATCAGCCGCCTGGTGGCATGATCCTCCCGTGAGCTCGACCCGCTTCGACATCATCGTCGTCGGCGCCGGCATCGCCGGCCTGACCAGCGCGCTCGCCCTGCAGCGCGACGGCACCCGGGTGGCCGTGCTCGACCGTCACCGCGCTGGCACCGAGGCCTCATGGGCCGGCGGCGGCATCCTCTGCCCGCTGTATGCCTGGCGCTACCCTGCCCCCGTGCTGGCCCTTGCCGCCGAGGGCATGCGCCGCTACCCCGCCCTGCTCGCTTCGCTCGACTCCGGCATCGATCCCGAACGCTGGGTCACCGGCATGGAAATCCTCGACCCGATCGGCGACGACGAGACCGCCGAATCGATCAGCGCGACGCTCGCATCGGCCGACATCGCGCACCAGTGGCGCCGACAAGGAAACGCTGATGCCCTGTGGCTGCCCGAGGTGGCCAACGTGCGCAACCCTTACCTGCTGGACGCGCTGATCGACACGTTACCCGCGCGCGGCATCGAGCTGCGCGAGCAATGCGCGGCGAACGGGTTGTTACTGAACGCCGGACGCGTGGCCGGGGTAGCGACCAGCCAGGGTGACCTGCACGCCGACCGGGTAGTGATCACGGCCGGTGCCTGGAGCGAGGGACTGATCCCGGGCCTGCCGACAGGCAGCCTGTTCCCGGTGCGTGGCCAGATGCTGCGTCTCGAGCCCCGGCCGGAGAACCAGCTCGATCGCATCCGGATGGATGACGGCGTCTACCTGATCCCGCGGCGGGACGGCTCGGTGGTGGTGGGCTCGACGGTGGAATACGCCGGCTTTGACAAGACGGTGGATAGCGAGGCGCAGCAGCGGCTGCACGCCCACGCCTGCCGACTCTGGCCGCAACTGGCCGAGGCACGCATCACCCATCGCTGGGCCGGCCTGCGGCCGGGCTCGAGCGACGAGCTCCCGCTGCTGGGGGCGCATCCCTCGATTGCCGGGCTGTGGGCCAACACCGGCGGCTTTCGCAATGGGCTGGCCATGGCGCCGGCCAGCGCGGAACTGCTCGCCGCCCAGATGGCCGGGCGACCCACCGCCGTCGACCCGGCACCCTATCGCCTGGAGCGCCTGATCGAGGGTTGATGCCGCCCCGGCGAACGAGGCAACGCGTTAAAGCGCGTCCTCGTTCTCCTCGCTGGTACGGATGCGCACCGCACGCCCCACCGGCGAGACGAAGATCTTGCCGTCGCCGATCTTGCCCGAGTAGGCCGCCTTGACGATGGCATCGACGACCGGGTCTTCCTGGTCGTCGCTGACGACCACCTCGAGCTTCACCTTGGGCAGGAAGTCGACCACGTACTCGGCACCGCGGTAGAGCTCGGTGTGCCCCTTCTGCCGGCCGAAGCCCTTGACCTCGGTGGCGGTCAGGCCGTTGATACCCAAATCCATCAGGGCAGTCCGCACATCGTCCAGCCGAAACGGCTTGATAATCGCTTCGATCTTCTTCACGTCGCTTTTCTCCAGATCACGGGGATTTCCCCACAGTGTAATGCACTCGATCGACCAGCAGAGCAAGCGCCCCGGGGAGGCCAGGCAGGGAAGCCAGGCCAAGTAAATCGGGGAGGTTAGGCCAGATCGATCGGGTCGACATCGATCGACCACCGCAAGCGCCCACCCAGCCGACGACTGCCGACCGAATCATCCACCTGCCACAGGGCACGGTGCAGGGTACTGCGCACCCGCGCGAGCAGTAACAGCTGGAAACGATACCGCCCGGCCCGACGTGCCAGCGGTGCCGGCACCGGCCCCCAGACGGACAATTCCTCGCCGAAGTGCTCGCGCAGCTCCTCGGCGACCTTGGTCAGGAAGGCGCGGGCCGTATCCGCTTGCGGTGCATCCGCGCGGATCAGGCCGGCAAAGCGCGTCGGCGGCAACTCGGCCTGTTCTCGCTCGGCCAGCTGGGCGGCCATCACCGCCTCGTAGTCCTCCGTCAATAACCGGCGCAGCACGGGATGATCCGGGTCATGCGTCTGCACCAGCACCTCACCCGGGCGCTCCGCGCGCCCCGCCCGTCCGGCCACCTGCAGCAACGACTGCGCAAACCGCTCGGGGCCACGAAAATCCGAGGCGAACAGCGCCTGGTCGGCATTGACCACCCCCACCAGCGTCACCCCGGGGAAATCGTGCCCCTTGACCAGCATCTGCGTGCCCACCACCAGCCGGGCCTCACCCCGAGCGATCCGCCCCAGGCTCTCGGCCATCACGCCCTTGCCGGCGGTGGCATCCCGATCCAGGCGCACGATACCGAACCCCGGGAAGCGCGCGGCGAGCACGTCTTCGAGCTGTTCGGTGCCCAGTCCGCGCACCGACAGCGGCGCCTGGCACGACGGGCAGTCCGCCGGCACGCCCTGCTCGAACCCGCAGTGATGGCAACGCAGCCGACCGATCTGCCGGTGCCAGGTCAGAAAGGCATCGCAATGGGGGCACCCGGCGACATAACCGCAGGCATGGCAGAGCAGGCTGGGGGCATAGCCACGCCGGTTGAGGTAGAGCATCACCTGCCCGCCATCGAGCAGGTGTCGCTCAATCGCCCTGAACAGGGCCGGCGAAAGCCCCGCCTCCATCGTCTGTCCTCGCACGTCCAGGCAATGGATCGCGGGCATGCGCGCGCCGGTGGCCCGTTGGTTCAGGCGAAGGTGGCGATAACGCCCCGCCCAGGCATGACGCAGGCTCTCCAGCGACGGCGTCGCCGAACCCAACAGAATGGGGATAGCCAGTTGCCGCGCCCGCCAGATCAGCACATCGCGGGCGTGATAGAGAAATCCTTCCTGCTGCTTGAGCGCGGCATCGTGCTCCTCGTCGACCACGATCAGGCCCGGCCGGGCCAGCGGCACGAAGGCCGCCGAGCGCGTACCGATCACCAGCCCGGCGGTGCCGGCGGCCACCGCTCGCCACGCGGCCAGGCGCTCGCCGTCGGCCAGCCCCGAATGCAGGACGGCCGGCCGCACCGCCAGTCGCCGGGCAAAGCGGTCGATCAGTTGCGGGGTGAGCGAGATCTCGGGCACGACCACCAGCACCTGCCGACCGGCGGCCAGCTCGCGCTCGATCAGGGCCAGGTAGACCTCGGTCTTGCCGCTGCCGGTCACCCCGTGGAGCAGCCAGGCCTGGAACCCGTCAGCGCCCGAGACGAGGGCCTCGACTGCCTCTTGCTGCTGGGCATTGAGTGCGGGTGCGGTCTCGCTCCCCGGCTCGGCCGGCGCAGGCCAGTCGGCCGGCGCGGTGACCCGGGTCGCATCCGCCCAGCCTTTTTCCAGCAGCCGGCGGCGCACCGCCGCCGGACCCAGCCTGGTCGCCGGCACGGGGCGCGTCGATGCCGCCAGCGCCTCCAGTGCCTCGCGTTGCCGCTCGCCCCGCGCCGCTCCATCTCTCAATGCCTCCCGACCAGCGGGGGTCGATGCCAGCGCCTCGACCTCGAGGCGGCGCTCGCCGCGCAGGATCTTGGGCAAGGCGGCGAACACCACGTCGCCCAGGGGGTGGTGATAATAGGCCGCCGCCCAGCGCAGGCAGGCCAGCGTCTCGGCATCCAGCAACGGCGCCTCGTCCAACACCTCGAGGATCGGCCGGGTCTCCTGCTCGCCGCTCGACGTCGGCTCGATCACCAGCGCCACCCGCTCGGACTGACCGAAGGGCACGCGCACCCGCACGCCGGGCGCGGGTATGGGGCCGGTGGCGGGATCGAAATGATAGGTAAAACCACCGAAGAAAGGCCCCGGCACCACCACCGTCCAGGCACTCAGGGCGCCGGCAGGCGTATCGGGGCGTACCGGTGTACCGGGGTGGTCAGCGGGATGATCGGGGGCGTCGAGATCCATGAGGCGGAGGATACCGCAGGCGCGTCGGTCGCCGTTGCCCGGGAATGGGGCGACGCCGGGAAAGGCATCCAATCATCCAAGCAACCCTGTCGACCTTCCGAGCGTCGGCTGCTTGACTATCCCCGACCGTATGGCATAATCCCGCGCCTTGAATTGATATTTACATCAAGCTCATCCGACCTTATAGCCGAATCGAGGAGTTTACCCGTGGCCAATACCGCTCAAGCCAAAAAGCGCGTTCGCCAGGCGGAGAAAGCCCGCCAGCACAACATGGCAATGCGCTCGCAGGTACGCACCGCCTACAAGGCCGTCATCTCGGCCGTGAAAGACGGTGATGCGGAAAAGGCGCAGCAAGCCTACAGCGCTGCCCAGCCGGTCCTCGACCGGATGGTGACCAAGGGCATTCTCAAGCGCAACACCGCTGCGCGTCGCAAGTCGACCCTGGTCAGCCGCATCAAGTCGATCTGATCTCGTCCGGTCAGTAGCGCCCGGGTTTCCCCGCCGCGCCATCACCGGAACGCAAGAGGCCCCGCTTTTCAGCGGGGCCTTTTCTTGTGCGGTAACCAATCGGTTGCAATCGGCGGTCGCGGTCGGCGGTCTCAGTCGGCCACGCCGAATTCGCGTCGGTAGGCCGCCATCGCCTCGGCCGACTCGGCCAGGCTGGCATCGTTGGCACAGAACTCGATCAACCCGTCGAGGTTGGCAATCGCCACGACATCGAGCGCGTGATCGCGCTTGAGCTCGCCAATCGCCGACAACTCCCCCTGGCCGCGCTCCTGACGATCCATCATCACGGCCACGCCCACCGCGGTCGCGTCGTTCGCCCGGATCAGGTCCAGCGACTCGCGGATCGCCGTGCCGGCGGTGATGACGTCGTCGATGATCAGCACCCTTCCTGCCAATGGTGCCCCCACCAGGTTGCCGCCTTCACCATGGTCCTTGGCCTCCTTGCGATTGAAGCACCACGGCACCGGCTCGCCGGTGCGCTCGGCCAGCGCAATTGCCGTGGCCGCCGCCAGCGGAATGCCCTTGTAGGCCGGGCCGAACAACACGTCGAACTCGATCCCGGCATCCAGGATGGCATCGGCATAGAACCCGCCCAGCGCGGCCAACGCCCGCCCGTCGGCAAACGCGCCGGCATTGAAGAAATACGGACTGGCGCGCCCGGACTTGAGCGTGAACTCACCAAAGCGGAGCGCCTGATGCTCCACGGCAAACTGGACAAAGGCCTGACGATAATCCTGCACGGGTCGATTTTCCTCGTGATGCAAAAAAATGGATGGCGAACGGGCGCCGGGGGCGCTCTGCGCGCCTTGCGCGCAGAGGGGCATCCAATGCGCGCAAGGGTCCCTAGTACTTCGCCAGCCAGATCAGCCCGGCGAGCACCAGCAAGGAGATGCCCCAGAAGGCGAAGGACCAGCGCATCGAGCGACGGGCGCGGGTCTTCTCCGGCCAGTGCCGCGGCGAGATGCCCTTGAGCACGAACACCAGCTTGGCCGACAGATTGATGGCCGCGATGTTGATCGCCAGCATCAGACCGGCCGAGATCGCATTGTCCCACTGCCCCCAGCCGACGAACAGCCCCAGGGCGGCCGCCGGCGGCATCAGGGCCACGGCCACCATCACCCCGACCAGACCCGCCGCCGCCCCGGAGGTCAGCGACAGCACCGCTGCCGCCCCGGAGGCAAGCGCCAGGATCATCGCGGGGTAGCTGACATTGGTGCGATCAAGCAACTGGCTATTGGTGACCGGATCGAGCACCAGCCCCATCAACAAGGCCAGGCCGACGGAAAGAGCCAGCCCGGCGAAGTTCGCCGCGACCGCGCGACGAGACAGGTCGGGGTCACCGAGCGTGGTCCCCAACGCCAGCGCCAGGTTCGGACCCAGCAATGGCGCGATCACCATCGCCCCGATCACCACCGCCGCGCTGTCCTCGAGCATGCCCATGGCGGCAACGACCGCCGAGAGCCCGCAAAGCAGCAGGTAGGTCGAGGTAATGGTGCCACCGCCGGCGACCTCGGCGTATAGCTCCTCGCGCGAGCGCGAGGCGGCGGTTCGCCGAGGCTCCTCTTCGCCCTGCTCGTCACCGGCGGCGGGCAGGGTCGCCTGCACGCCGCGGATAATGATGCGCGCATTCTCGCAGCGATCGAGGATCTGCTGCAGATCGTCGAGCACCTCCTGCTGCCCCTCGGGTCGCACCACCAGCTCGGTGGAGAAACGCTCGTCCTCGAACGAGGAGGTACGCCACCAGTCGACCACCTCGTGCGAATCGGCAATGCGGGCGATCGCGGCCTTCTCGCTGGCCGGCGCGACGATTTGGATGATCTTGAGGGCCAACAGAGCCTCCCTGGACAAATCCGGCCTCGACACCCTCGGCCCGCCGGTCGCGGCCATGATAAGGGAAGCCCCCGGCGAATCCGAACCCCGCCCGCCAGGGGCTCCCCGCAACGCCCCCGAACTGCCCCCCTCCAACTGCGACAAGCAAAGACAGGCGTTCAGCCAGGATTCAGGCGGCCATGCTGGAATCGTGCTCCCTTTTCGAGGAGCGATTCATGACACGACTGCAGCGATTCCTTGTTCTGGTGCTGGTCATCGCCCCGTTACCCGCCCATGCCGGCGACATGATTCCGACCACAACGGAACTCGACCTGGCGGCGGTGGTGGCGGCAGCGACCGGCAATCGTCCCGAACAATCCGTGTACGAGGCCGATTACCGCCATGCCGAGGCCATGGGCGCCCGGGCGCAAAGCTTCCTCGATGCCGCCCCGTCCGTCGGCTTTTCTCACCAGACCGACGCCCTGGGCAGCGATACCGGCATGCGCGAATGGGAGGGTTCGATCCAGCTTCCCCTGCGACTGCCGGGGCTGCAGGCCGCCGCCGAGCAGCATGCCAGCAGCCTTGCCTCGGTCGCCGAGCGGGGAGACGCCCGCTGGCGCCTGGAAGTGGCGGGACAGATCCGCGCCCTGCTCGCCAGCCTGGCCGAGGCGGACGAGGCCGTGCAAGTGGCCGAGAGGGCCGTGAAGACCGCCGAGGAACTGCAAGCCCAGGTGCAGCGACGGCTCGAGCTCGGGGACGTGCCGCGTACCGACCTGATCCTCGCCCGGGAGGAGACCCTCCAGCGCCGCGCCGAGGCACGCGAGGCGCATCTGGCCCGCGCCCGCCTGGCCGAGGAATATCGCGCGATCACCGATCTCAATACCCGCCCGGCGGACTGGGCCGAGACACCCGCCAGCCGGGACCGGCTCGAGCAGCACCCGGCGCTGCTCGCCGCCGACGCCACCGTGCAGGCCAGTGAGGCGCAGCGCGTCATGATCCGCGAGCGCGGCACACCCCAGCCCACGCTGGGCATGAACATCCGCCGCGAAGAGGACGGAACCGACTCGATCGACAGCGTCGGCGTATCGGTGTCCATCCCGATCGCCCTGGGCAGCCTGCGCGCCCCCGAGCGCAGCGGCGCCGAGCAGGATCTGGCCCGCGCCCGATCGCAGGCGGCCGTGATCGAGCGCCAACTGGGCATCGCCCTGCGCCAGGCCGAGAAGGCCCTGACCGCTGCCCGGCACGAGCGGGAAATGGCACTCGAGCACCGCGACCTGGCCGAAGAAAGCCTGGCTCTGGCTCGGCGTGCCTACGCACTGGGCGAATCCGACCTGGCCGACCTGTTGCGCGTGCGCTCACGCGCCCTGGCCGCCGAACGCCGGGCCGCCATGAGCGGCATCCGGCTCGACCGCAGCATTTCCGAATTCAACCAGGCCATGGGGATCATGCCGTGAAGCACCTTCTGACATCCTGTCTGCTCTTGCTCGTCCCGGCCGTCCAGGCCGCGGACGTATCGATGAATTCCGCTCAGATCGACGCCCTGGGAATCGAGACGACCCAGGCCACACCGGTCGACAACGTGGCCGGACATGCCTACCCCGCTCGGGTCCGGGTGCCGCCGGCAAACGAGACCGTTCTGGCCGCGCCGGTCGACGGCCTGGTCGAACGGGTTGCCGTTGCCGAGGGCGAGGCCGTGACACAGGGACAAGCGCTGGTCACCCTGGCGAGCCCCGGGCTGGTCGAACAGCAACGCGACTACCTCGACGCATTGGCATCGCACCGGGTGGCCGCGCAGGCGCTGGAGCGAGACCGGGCACTGTCGGCCGAGGGCATTATCGCCGAGCGCCGCCTCGACGAGACCCGC harbors:
- the rpsT gene encoding 30S ribosomal protein S20; its protein translation is MANTAQAKKRVRQAEKARQHNMAMRSQVRTAYKAVISAVKDGDAEKAQQAYSAAQPVLDRMVTKGILKRNTAARRKSTLVSRIKSI
- a CDS encoding TolC family protein translates to MTRLQRFLVLVLVIAPLPAHAGDMIPTTTELDLAAVVAAATGNRPEQSVYEADYRHAEAMGARAQSFLDAAPSVGFSHQTDALGSDTGMREWEGSIQLPLRLPGLQAAAEQHASSLASVAERGDARWRLEVAGQIRALLASLAEADEAVQVAERAVKTAEELQAQVQRRLELGDVPRTDLILAREETLQRRAEAREAHLARARLAEEYRAITDLNTRPADWAETPASRDRLEQHPALLAADATVQASEAQRVMIRERGTPQPTLGMNIRREEDGTDSIDSVGVSVSIPIALGSLRAPERSGAEQDLARARSQAAVIERQLGIALRQAEKALTAARHEREMALEHRDLAEESLALARRAYALGESDLADLLRVRSRALAAERRAAMSGIRLDRSISEFNQAMGIMP
- the thiO gene encoding glycine oxidase ThiO: MSSTRFDIIVVGAGIAGLTSALALQRDGTRVAVLDRHRAGTEASWAGGGILCPLYAWRYPAPVLALAAEGMRRYPALLASLDSGIDPERWVTGMEILDPIGDDETAESISATLASADIAHQWRRQGNADALWLPEVANVRNPYLLDALIDTLPARGIELREQCAANGLLLNAGRVAGVATSQGDLHADRVVITAGAWSEGLIPGLPTGSLFPVRGQMLRLEPRPENQLDRIRMDDGVYLIPRRDGSVVVGSTVEYAGFDKTVDSEAQQRLHAHACRLWPQLAEARITHRWAGLRPGSSDELPLLGAHPSIAGLWANTGGFRNGLAMAPASAELLAAQMAGRPTAVDPAPYRLERLIEG
- a CDS encoding primosomal protein N' translates to MDLDAPDHPADHPGTPVRPDTPAGALSAWTVVVPGPFFGGFTYHFDPATGPIPAPGVRVRVPFGQSERVALVIEPTSSGEQETRPILEVLDEAPLLDAETLACLRWAAAYYHHPLGDVVFAALPKILRGERRLEVEALASTPAGREALRDGAARGERQREALEALAASTRPVPATRLGPAAVRRRLLEKGWADATRVTAPADWPAPAEPGSETAPALNAQQQEAVEALVSGADGFQAWLLHGVTGSGKTEVYLALIERELAAGRQVLVVVPEISLTPQLIDRFARRLAVRPAVLHSGLADGERLAAWRAVAAGTAGLVIGTRSAAFVPLARPGLIVVDEEHDAALKQQEGFLYHARDVLIWRARQLAIPILLGSATPSLESLRHAWAGRYRHLRLNQRATGARMPAIHCLDVRGQTMEAGLSPALFRAIERHLLDGGQVMLYLNRRGYAPSLLCHACGYVAGCPHCDAFLTWHRQIGRLRCHHCGFEQGVPADCPSCQAPLSVRGLGTEQLEDVLAARFPGFGIVRLDRDATAGKGVMAESLGRIARGEARLVVGTQMLVKGHDFPGVTLVGVVNADQALFASDFRGPERFAQSLLQVAGRAGRAERPGEVLVQTHDPDHPVLRRLLTEDYEAVMAAQLAEREQAELPPTRFAGLIRADAPQADTARAFLTKVAEELREHFGEELSVWGPVPAPLARRAGRYRFQLLLLARVRSTLHRALWQVDDSVGSRRLGGRLRWSIDVDPIDLA
- the pyrE gene encoding orotate phosphoribosyltransferase; its protein translation is MQDYRQAFVQFAVEHQALRFGEFTLKSGRASPYFFNAGAFADGRALAALGGFYADAILDAGIEFDVLFGPAYKGIPLAAATAIALAERTGEPVPWCFNRKEAKDHGEGGNLVGAPLAGRVLIIDDVITAGTAIRESLDLIRANDATAVGVAVMMDRQERGQGELSAIGELKRDHALDVVAIANLDGLIEFCANDASLAESAEAMAAYRREFGVAD
- a CDS encoding PilT/PilU family type 4a pilus ATPase — its product is MDRQQAANYVQALLKRAVERDASDLFVTVGAPPSAKIDGKVVHLTDQKLSVENTQMLVRSIMTDKQVAHFEESHEANFAIALPGVARFRVNAFMQRGSEGMVLRMIRSDIPNFDDLKLPDVLGEIAMTARGLVIFVGATSSGKSTSLAAMLDYRNENSRGHIVTIEDPIEFVHKHKGCLVTQREVGVDTDSFAAALKNTLRQAPDVILIGEIRDRETMDHAIAFAETGHLCLATLHANNTNQALDRIINFFPEERRQQLLMDLSLNLKSVISQRLLRKADGEGRVPAVEVLINTPLIGDLVFKGDVSEIKEVMKRSRELGMQTFDQALFDLYDSHQADYDEVISKADSVNDLRLRIKLESKRGLPKSRQDDSEDDLKVEAD
- a CDS encoding PilT/PilU family type 4a pilus ATPase is translated as MSQLSLEPYLKLLADKEGSDLYFSSGTTPAIKIQGEMRFIGKDRLRSGQVEELARSVLNQHQIDDFLENLELNVALSRSGIGRFRMNVFMQRGEWSLVIRFIQAEIPRASDLNLPMVVEDLITERRGLILVVGSTGSGKSTTLAAMIDHRAEARPGHILTVEDPMEFAFKHRNSVVNQREVGVDTRSYAAALKEALREAPDVIMIGEVRDRATMEHALAYADTGHLCLSTLHATNANQALDRIIRFFPSESRDQLLMDLSLNLKAIISQRLIIGSGGKRLPAVEILINTPLVSDLIKRGEVDAIKESMEKNASSGAMTFDMSILELFKQGLISRNEALENADSRSNMEWLMSFGGGQDELKAAAADSSGIKNDKSDSNELPPLD
- a CDS encoding TIGR00341 family protein; this encodes MALKIIQIVAPASEKAAIARIADSHEVVDWWRTSSFEDERFSTELVVRPEGQQEVLDDLQQILDRCENARIIIRGVQATLPAAGDEQGEEEPRRTAASRSREELYAEVAGGGTITSTYLLLCGLSAVVAAMGMLEDSAAVVIGAMVIAPLLGPNLALALGTTLGDPDLSRRAVAANFAGLALSVGLALLMGLVLDPVTNSQLLDRTNVSYPAMILALASGAAAVLSLTSGAAAGLVGVMVAVALMPPAAALGLFVGWGQWDNAISAGLMLAINIAAINLSAKLVFVLKGISPRHWPEKTRARRSMRWSFAFWGISLLVLAGLIWLAKY
- a CDS encoding P-II family nitrogen regulator, which gives rise to MKKIEAIIKPFRLDDVRTALMDLGINGLTATEVKGFGRQKGHTELYRGAEYVVDFLPKVKLEVVVSDDQEDPVVDAIVKAAYSGKIGDGKIFVSPVGRAVRIRTSEENEDAL